One Microthrixaceae bacterium genomic region harbors:
- a CDS encoding zinc-dependent metalloprotease — MTHFDGADDDTPDPLGDLAAGLNQIFSLFGAGAGGPGAAGLAGLGGALGSPNWEQARQSAAALATQGHSDANVDPLVRMQYEQLARVAELQVARVTGLSLTRSGAALAVTPVNRSQFARDTVDDYRPLFEKLADSLGRMMTAQMGQIDATDLEEMTQFLPPGFNVDLSAIMAQASSFIGPMMLVTLAGSTAGQLGSRAFGSYDLPIPRHRSDEVLIVATALDEFGQEWSLPLDDLRLYVCISEMAMHAVLSVPHVAARLEELLAAHADGFEADPEAIQRNFGDLDDFDDFDPADPESLAELQGSLLNPEMMLNAIRSDQQRALVPQIDALVSVLIGYVDWVVDTIATTMLSSHDMVAEAFRRRRVEAGEASRFIERLFGLQLTRENCALGSAFIDGVVQRAGTDALSTLWRSVDDLPTPNELELPGLWLARVGIGDDDQELPALDESFEVPDFPDFEA, encoded by the coding sequence GTGACCCACTTCGACGGCGCTGACGACGACACCCCCGACCCGCTCGGCGACCTCGCGGCGGGCCTCAACCAGATCTTTTCCCTGTTCGGCGCGGGGGCGGGCGGCCCCGGTGCTGCGGGGTTGGCCGGCTTGGGCGGAGCACTCGGCTCGCCGAATTGGGAGCAGGCCCGCCAATCCGCGGCAGCGTTGGCGACGCAGGGGCACAGCGACGCCAACGTCGACCCGCTCGTGCGCATGCAGTACGAACAGCTTGCTCGCGTCGCCGAACTCCAGGTGGCACGGGTGACCGGGCTGAGCCTGACCCGATCGGGCGCGGCGCTCGCCGTCACCCCGGTGAACCGAAGCCAGTTCGCCCGCGACACCGTCGATGACTACCGGCCGCTGTTCGAAAAGCTCGCCGATTCGCTCGGACGCATGATGACGGCGCAGATGGGCCAGATCGATGCCACCGACCTCGAGGAGATGACCCAGTTCCTGCCGCCGGGGTTCAACGTCGACCTCTCCGCGATCATGGCTCAGGCGAGCAGTTTCATCGGACCGATGATGCTCGTCACGCTTGCAGGTTCGACCGCCGGACAGCTCGGGTCGCGCGCGTTCGGCTCCTACGACCTGCCCATTCCCCGCCACCGCAGCGACGAGGTGCTGATCGTCGCCACCGCGCTCGACGAGTTCGGACAGGAGTGGAGCCTGCCGCTCGATGACCTGCGCTTGTACGTGTGCATCTCCGAGATGGCGATGCACGCCGTGTTGTCGGTTCCCCACGTCGCCGCTCGGCTCGAGGAGTTGCTGGCGGCGCACGCCGACGGTTTCGAAGCCGATCCGGAGGCGATACAACGCAACTTCGGCGATCTCGACGATTTCGACGATTTCGACCCCGCCGATCCCGAATCGCTCGCGGAACTGCAGGGCTCACTCCTCAACCCCGAAATGATGCTGAACGCGATTCGTTCCGACCAGCAGCGGGCATTGGTGCCGCAGATCGACGCCCTCGTCAGCGTGCTGATCGGCTACGTCGACTGGGTGGTCGACACGATCGCCACGACGATGCTGTCCTCCCACGACATGGTGGCGGAGGCGTTTCGTCGCCGACGCGTCGAGGCGGGCGAGGCGAGCCGGTTCATCGAGCGGCTCTTCGGGCTGCAGCTCACCCGTGAGAATTGTGCGCTCGGATCGGCGTTCATCGACGGGGTGGTGCAGCGGGCCGGAACCGACGCGCTCTCGACGCTGTGGCGCTCGGTCGACGACCTGCCCACACCCAATGAGTTGGAGTTGCCCGGCCTGTGGCTCGCCCGGGTCGGCATCGGCGACGACGATCAAGAGTTGCCGGCGCTCGACGAGTCGTTCGAGGTGCCGGACTTTCCCGATTTCGAGGCGTAG